One window of the Triticum dicoccoides isolate Atlit2015 ecotype Zavitan chromosome 3B, WEW_v2.0, whole genome shotgun sequence genome contains the following:
- the LOC119276309 gene encoding uroporphyrinogen decarboxylase 1, chloroplastic — protein MLSPATTATAAAFLSAAPASSSSTHRRRSRRAAISASLSSEEPLLIRAARGEDGLPRPPAWMMRQAGRYMASYQALSKRHPSFRERSETTDLIVEITLQPWHAFAPDGVILFSDILTPLPAIGVPFDISESKGPVIQSPVRTEEQVRELVPIDLDKLQFVGESLKILRNEIDGKAALLGFVGAPWTIATYVVEGGMTNTYTNIKRMCHTAPNVLRGLLSHLAEAISDYIIYQVNSGAQCIQIFDSWGGQLPPHVWEQWSKPYIRQIVAKIKTECPHIPLVLYINGNGGLLERMKDIGVDVIGLDWTVDMADGRRRVGDGISVQGNVDPAYLFSPLPVLTDEIHRVVKAAGPKGHILNLGHGVLQKTPEEAVAHFFDVTRSLRYDTLFQGHLTEELQPVA, from the exons ATGCTGTCCCCGGCGACCACCGCCACGGCCGCCGCCTTCCTCTCCGCGGCGCCTGCCTCCTCATCCTCTACCCACCGCAGGCGTAGCCGTCGCGCTGCTATCTCCGCCTCCCTCTCGTCCG AAGAACCGCTGCTCATACGTGCGGCGAGGGGCGAGGATGGGCTGCCTAGGCCGCCGGCGTGGATGATGCGGCAGGCTGGGCGGTACATGGCGTCGTACCAGGCGCTGTCCAAGCGCCACCCTTCGTTCCGGGAGCGGTCGGAGACCACCGACCTCATCGTCGAAATCACGCTACAGCCGTGGCACGCCTTCGCACCCGACGGCGTCATCCTATTCTCGGACATACTCACGCCGCTGCCGGCCATCGGGGTGCCATTCGATATCTCGGAATCCAAGGGGCCGGTGATCCAGTCGCCCGTGCGGACTGAGGAACAGGTCAGGGAGCTCGTTCCCATAGATCTCGATAAGCTCCAGTTCGTTGGGGAGTCGCTCAAGATTCTGCGCAACGAG ATTGATGGAAAAGCTGCTTTGCTAGGATTCGTGGGGGCCCCATGGACAATTGCAACTTACGTTGTTGAAGGAGGGATGACCAACACTTACACAAATATAAAGCGCATGTGCCACACAGCACCAAATGTCTTGAGGGGCCTTCTCTCTCACCTCGCAGAAGCTATATCTGACTATATCATTTACCAAGTAAATTCTGGTGCTCAGTGTATACAGATATTTGATTCATGGGGTGGGCAACTTCCACCTCATGTGTGGGAGCAATGGTCAAAACCATATATCAGACAA ATTGTGGCTAAGATTAAGACAGAATGCCCTCACATACCACTTGTGCTGTATATAAATGGAAATGGAGGCTTGCTCGAGCGCATGAAGGACATAGGAGTTGATGTTATTGGACTTGACTGGACAGTGGATATGGCAGATGGAAGGAGGCGCGTTGGTGATGGAATTAGTGTACAAGGGAATGTGGACCCAGCATATCTATTTTCCCCATTACCAGtattgactgatgaaattcatag GGTTGTGAAAGCAGCTGGTCCGAAAGGTCATATACTTAACTTGGGCCATGGTGTTCTTCAAAAAACACCAGAAGAAGCTGTAGCACATTTCTTTGATGTCACAAGGAGCTTGAGATATGACACCCTTTTCCAGGGTCATCTCACTGAAGAATTGCAACCTGTTGCTTGA